A single Anopheles maculipalpis chromosome 3RL, idAnoMacuDA_375_x, whole genome shotgun sequence DNA region contains:
- the LOC126565149 gene encoding uncharacterized protein LOC126565149 gives MARGTSLATLSCLIFLNCLSPLISWPANGKDASDMSQPNFDQYLGDYLKPGDTLALLLDYDGTLAELTSHPNLTQMSDEMRESLRNIANSGKAFVAVISGRDVDGVKEKIGIDNMIYSGNHGLEVLYPNGTRHNQGIPKDAADNFDKMIDHLNREVVHHGSWVENKRVSITFHFREAEQKYVPEMAARAKEIIESYGYRANPAHASVEGKPPIQWNKGLAAEYILGTSFDPNWRTRKVLFAGDDTTDEDVMKMIKGTGRSFRVTKDKDLVTNADYKIPSVDAVYRLLKWIESRVS, from the exons ATGGCTCGAGGTACGTCGTTGGCAACGCTTTCTTGTCTAATATTCCTTAACTGTTTGAGCCCATTGATAAGCTGGCCGGCGAACGGCAAAGACGCTTCTGACATGTCGCAGCCCAACTTCGATCAGTATCTTGGCGA CTATCTCAAGCCTGGTGATACACTGGCCCTACTGCTTGACTACGATGGTACACTGGCTGAGCTAACGTCCCATCCGAATCTCACGCAGATGAGTGACGAGATGCGTGAAAGTTTGCGCAACATCGCAAACAGTGGGAAAGCGTTTGTGGCGGTAATTTCCGGCCGTGATGTGGATGGGGTGAAGGAAAAGATCGGAATAGACAACATGATCTACTCGGGCAACCATGGACTGGAAGTGCTGTATCCGAACGGTACCCGTCACAACCAGGGTATACCGAAGGATGCGGCAGATAACTTTGACAAGATGATTGATCATCTTAATCGAGAG GTCGTTCATCATGGCTCGTGGGTTGAGAATAAGCGCGTGTCGATAACGTTCCACTTCCGTGAAGCCGAACAGAAGTACGTACCGGAGATGGCAGCACGCGCCAAAGAGATAATTGAATCGTATGGATATCGGGCAAATCCGGCGCACGCATCCGTCGAGGGCAAACCACCGATACAGTGGAATAAAGGCCTGGCGGCAGAATACATACTCGGCACCAGCTTTGACCCGAACTGGCGCACCCGGAAGGTGTTGTTTGCCGGAGACGATACCACCGACGAGGACGTGATGAAGATGATCAAGGGCACGGGAAGGTCGTTCCGGGTAACGAAAGATAAGGACCTGGTGACGAATGCGGACTATAAAATACCTTCGGTGGATGCGGTTTATCGCCTGCTAAAGTGGATCGAATCGAGAGTTTCTTAG
- the LOC126565335 gene encoding protein YIPF6 produces the protein MSSPETRLELYEDGAESPSELMSGDMTVTSVPRNTTDPTAPNFNTLDEPIRDTIMRDVKAVGVKFYHVLIPKEKNTLLKDWDLWGPLVLCTFMATILQGSSDDMHDGGPEFAQVFVIVWIGAMIVTLNSKLLGGKISFFQSVCVLGYCLTPCALALIVCRIILLGEQTTFLFFLRFLVASGGFGWATYASIIFLGDSQPPNRKALAVYPIFLFYFIISWLVISHSNV, from the exons ATGTCTTCGCCAGAAACCCGGCTAGAG CTGTACGAAGATGGTGCGGAATCGCCTTCCGAGCTGATGAGCGGAGATATGACCGTTACGAGCGTTCCGCGGAATACAACCGACCCCACAGCACCTAACTTTAACACACTGGACGAACCCATTCGGGATACAATT ATGCGTGACGTAAAAGCGGTCGGTGTCAAATTCTACCACGTCCTCATaccgaaagaaaagaacacaCTGCTGAAGGATTGGGACCTTTGGGGACCGCTTGTGCTATGCACATTTATGGCCACCATCCTTCAGGGCTCGTCAGATGACATGCACGATGGTGGACCTGAGTTCGCCCAGGTTTTTGTGATTGTGTGGATCGGTGCCATGATTGTGACGCTGAATTCTAAGCTGCTTGGTGGGAAGAT ATCTTTCTTCCAATCAGTGTGCGTCCTTGGCTACTGTCTTACACCATGCGCTCTAGCACTTATAGTGTGCCGGATAATTCTACTCGGAGAACAAACAACGTTTCTGTTCTTCTTGCGATTCCTAGTAGCGTCCGGCGGGTTCGGTTGGGCAACGTATG CCTCGATAATCTTTCTCGGCGATAGTCAACCACCGAACAGGAAAGCTCTTGCCGTCTATCCTATATTCCTATTCTACTTCATCATATCGTGGCTCGTTATTTCGCACAGCAATGTGTAA
- the LOC126564120 gene encoding uncharacterized protein LOC126564120 — protein sequence MSASCEITITGPQEAQTKSSLIVVSNRLPFVLKRDPKTGKLSRHASAGGLVTAVAPVVIKGKGLWVGWSGITLNDAKEPIPESDPSDHTPTAGLLSEQVVSVNVEPKLFDSYYNGCCNGTFWPLFHSMPGRATFCADHWKSYYEVNKEFAARTIEALEKAVNNNTHPGVPLIWIHDYHLMLAANWIREAADEKNLPYQIAFFLHIPFPPWDIFRLYPWSDEILQGMLACDMIGFHIRDYCLNFVDCCQRNLGCRVDRKNLLVEHGGRSVRVRPLPIGIPFDRFVELAHSARKVINTNQKIILGVDRLDYTKGLVNRLKAFEVLLEKHPEHRENVSLLQISVPSRTDVKEYQELKEEMDQLVGRINGRFTTANWSPIRYIYGCVGQEELAAFYREASVCLVTPLRDGMNLVAKEFVACQINEPPGVLIVSPFAGAGETMHEALLCNPYELDAAAEVIHRALTMPEDERTLRMSRMRRREMQNDVNSWMRQFLKAMGSLEEDDIGTTTMQPVTVDDFDDYLLNYIGYNHKLALLLDYDGTLAPIAPHPDLATLPPETKNVLQRLSNHSDVYIAIISGRNVENVKQMVGIEGITYAGNHGLEILHPDGSKFVHPMPIEYEDKVSGLLKSLQDSVCGDGAWVENKGPLLTYHYRETPAELRPAMVEKATKLIIQFGFRAAEAHCAIEAKPPVQWNKGRASIYILRTAFGVDWSERIKIIYAGDDMTDEDAMMALKGMAATFRVTNSQIIKTSAERRLPSTDSVLTMLKWVERHFMRRKPRANSLTYRGKKKDSVKMQMAFDLVPNASAANSAASSSDERD from the exons ATGTCGGCAAGTTGCGAAATTACCATCACCGGACCACAGGAGGCACAAACCAAGAGCAGCCTGATCGTGGTATCCAACCGGTTACCGTTCGTGCTCAAACGAGACCCCAAGACAGGAAAGCTTAGTCGTCATGCGAG TGCCGGCGGATTAGTCACAGCAGTTGCGCCGGTCGTGATCAAGGGCAAGGGACTGTGGGTCGGTTGGTCCGGCATCACTCTAAACGATGCGAAAGAACCCATCCCGGAGTCGGACCCGTCCGATCACACACCAACCGCTGGGCTACTGTCGGAGCAGGTCGTCTCGGTGAACGTGGAACCGAAGCTGTTCGATAGTTACTACAATGGTTGCTGCAATGGCACGTTCTGGCCACTGTTTCATTCGATGCCAGGGCGGGCAACGTTCTGTGCCGATCACTGGAAATCGTACTATGAGGTTAACAAGGAGTTTGCTGCCCGTACGATCGAAGCGTTGGAGAAAGCCGTCAACAACAACACGCACCCTGGTGTGCCTCTGATCTGGATCCATGATTACCATCTTATGCTGGCGGCCAACTGGATCCGTGAAGCGGCGGATGAAAAAAACCTCCCGTACCAGATAGCATTCTTCTTGCACATTCCTTTCCCACCGTGGGATATCTTCCGACTGTATCCTTGGTCGGATGAAATTCTGCAGGGTATGCTGGCCTGTGACATGATCGGATTTCACATTCGCGACTACTGTCTCAACTTTGTTGACTGCTGTCAGCGAAATCTTGGCTGTCGTGTGGATCGTAAGAACTTGCTGGTGGAACATGGTGGTCGTTCGGTACGTGTGCGTCCTCTACCGATCGGAATTCCGTTCGATCGGTTTGTGGAGTTGGCACACTCGGCGCGCAAGGTGATCAACACCAATCAGAAGATCATTCTCGGCGTTGATCGACTGGATTACACGAAAGGTTTGGTGAATCGACTGAAGGCATTCGAAGTCTTGCTGGAAAAGCATCCAGAGCATCGGGAAAATGTCAGTCTGTTGCAGATTTCCGTTCCATCCCGTACGGACGTTAAAGAGTATCAAGAATTAAAGGAAGAGATGGACCAACTTGTCGGACGGATAAATGGACGCTTCACGACGGCAAACTGGTCTCCGATTCGTTACATTTACGGATGTGTCGGACAGGAGGAATTGGCCGCCTTCTACCGTGAAGCCTCCGTATGTTTAGTCACGCCATTGCGCGATGGTATGAATCTGGTAGCGAAGGAATTTGTTGCCTGTCAGATCAATGAGCCACCGGGAGTGCTGATCGTGTCACCATTTGCCGGTGCAGGCGAAACTATGCACGAAGCCCTACTTTGTAATCCGTACGAGCTGGATGCGGCAGCTGAGGTGATCCATCGAGCCTTAACGATGCCGGAGGATGAGCGTACGCTGCGTATGTCGCGTATGAGGCGCCGTGAGATGCAAAACGATGTAAACAGCTGGATGAGACAGTTCCTGAAGGCAATGGGTTCGCTGGAAGAGGACGACATTGGTACCACTACGATGCAACCCGTCACTGTGGATGACTTCGATGACTATCTGCTCAA TTACATCGGTTACAACCACAAACTCGCCCTTCTATTGGACTACGATGGTACTCTAGCCCCGATTGCTCCTCATCCTGATCTGGCCACACTGCCTCCGGAGACGAAAAATGTTCTACAACGGTTGTCGAATCATTCGGATGTTTATATCGCCATTATCTCGGGACGTAATGTGGAAAACGTCAAGCAGATGGTTGGCATCGAAGGCATTACGTATGCGGGTAATCATGGATTGGAAATTCTGCATCCTGATGGAAGTAAATTCGTACATCCGATGCCTATCGAGTACGAGGATAAAGTCAGTGGACTGCTCAAGTCGCTTCAAGATTCA GTGTGCGGTGACGGCGCATGGGTTGAGAACAAGGGACCGCTTCTGACGTATCACTATCGTGAAACTCCTGCCGAGCTTCGTCCCGCCATGGTGGAAAAGGCCACGAAACTCATCATCCAGTTCGGATTCCGTGCTGCGGAAGCACACTGTGCAATTGAGGCCAAGCCGCCGGTACAGTGGAACAAGGGTCGTGCCTCGATATACATCCTCCGGACGGCGTTCGGTGTGGATTGGAGTGAGCGAATCAAGATCATCTACGCTGGTGACGATATGACGGATGAGGACGCCATGATG GCTCTCAAAGGTATGGCGGCAACGTTCCGTGTGACAAACTCGCAAATCATCAAAACTTCCGCCGAAAGACGTCTACCATCTACCGACTCTGTGCTGACCATGCTGAAGTGGGTCGAGCGACACTTTATGCGCCGTAAGCCACGTGCCAACAGTCTTACGTATCGGGGCAAGAAGAAGGATAGCGTCAAGATGCAGATGGCGTTCGATTTGGTACCGAATGCGAGTGCCGCAAACAGTGCGGCCAGCAGTTCCGACGAGCGTGATTAA
- the LOC126565385 gene encoding dual specificity protein phosphatase 3 isoform X1, which yields MAKTIKKYLTHYRNNDKMAEQTTGRQLQRILHYSVTPCRPMLGLRRSECALYDVDCDEVYPRLYIGDANSAKNKQYLRLIGVTHVLNTAEGTRFGQVDTGHSYYRDMSGIRCTFRYMGFPMIDQPTTDISRYFYIASKFIENGINSGGKVLVHCMMGMSRSATCVLAYLMIARKMTAAEAIRTVRMHRDIRPNEGFLQQLADLDNELKRDRLYY from the exons TATCTGACACACTATCGTAATAACGATAAAATGGCCGAACAAACGACCGGTCGGCAGCTGCAGCGGATCCTTCACTACTCGGTCACACCGTGCCGGCCCATGCTGGGCCTTCGCCGTTCCGAATGTGCATTATATGACGTTGACTGTGATGAAGTTTACCCCCGGCTGTACATTGGTGATGC AAACTCAGCGAAGAACAAACAGTATTTACGGTTGATCGGTGTCACACACGTGCTAAACACGGCGGAAGGTACCCGTTTCGGGCAGGTTGACACAGGGCACAGCTACTACCGGGATATGTCCGGGATCAG GTGTACTTTTAGATATATGGGCTTTCCGATGATTGACCAGCCGACGACAGACATCAGCCGGTACTTTTACATCGCCTCCAAGTTTATCGAGAATGGCATCAACAGTGGAG GTAAAGTGCTGGTCCACTGCATGATGGGCATGTCCCGATCGGCAACCTGTGTCCTAGCGTACCTAATGATCGCTCGTAAGATGACCGCCGCCGAAGCGATTCGCACCGTGCGGATGCATCGGGACATACGTCCGAACGAGGGCTTCCTGCAGCAGCTGGCCGATCTGGACAATGAGCTGAAGCGTGACCGGTTGTACTATTGA
- the LOC126565385 gene encoding dual specificity protein phosphatase 3 isoform X2, translated as MSWRYAYLTHYRNNDKMAEQTTGRQLQRILHYSVTPCRPMLGLRRSECALYDVDCDEVYPRLYIGDANSAKNKQYLRLIGVTHVLNTAEGTRFGQVDTGHSYYRDMSGIRCTFRYMGFPMIDQPTTDISRYFYIASKFIENGINSGGKVLVHCMMGMSRSATCVLAYLMIARKMTAAEAIRTVRMHRDIRPNEGFLQQLADLDNELKRDRLYY; from the exons TATCTGACACACTATCGTAATAACGATAAAATGGCCGAACAAACGACCGGTCGGCAGCTGCAGCGGATCCTTCACTACTCGGTCACACCGTGCCGGCCCATGCTGGGCCTTCGCCGTTCCGAATGTGCATTATATGACGTTGACTGTGATGAAGTTTACCCCCGGCTGTACATTGGTGATGC AAACTCAGCGAAGAACAAACAGTATTTACGGTTGATCGGTGTCACACACGTGCTAAACACGGCGGAAGGTACCCGTTTCGGGCAGGTTGACACAGGGCACAGCTACTACCGGGATATGTCCGGGATCAG GTGTACTTTTAGATATATGGGCTTTCCGATGATTGACCAGCCGACGACAGACATCAGCCGGTACTTTTACATCGCCTCCAAGTTTATCGAGAATGGCATCAACAGTGGAG GTAAAGTGCTGGTCCACTGCATGATGGGCATGTCCCGATCGGCAACCTGTGTCCTAGCGTACCTAATGATCGCTCGTAAGATGACCGCCGCCGAAGCGATTCGCACCGTGCGGATGCATCGGGACATACGTCCGAACGAGGGCTTCCTGCAGCAGCTGGCCGATCTGGACAATGAGCTGAAGCGTGACCGGTTGTACTATTGA
- the LOC126565385 gene encoding dual specificity protein phosphatase 3 isoform X3 yields MAKTIKKYLTHYRNNDKMAEQTTGRQLQRILHYSVTPCRPMLGLRRSECALYDVDCDEVYPRLYIGDANSAKNKQYLRLIGVTHVLNTAEGTRFGQVDTGHSYYRDMSGIRYMGFPMIDQPTTDISRYFYIASKFIENGINSGGKVLVHCMMGMSRSATCVLAYLMIARKMTAAEAIRTVRMHRDIRPNEGFLQQLADLDNELKRDRLYY; encoded by the exons TATCTGACACACTATCGTAATAACGATAAAATGGCCGAACAAACGACCGGTCGGCAGCTGCAGCGGATCCTTCACTACTCGGTCACACCGTGCCGGCCCATGCTGGGCCTTCGCCGTTCCGAATGTGCATTATATGACGTTGACTGTGATGAAGTTTACCCCCGGCTGTACATTGGTGATGC AAACTCAGCGAAGAACAAACAGTATTTACGGTTGATCGGTGTCACACACGTGCTAAACACGGCGGAAGGTACCCGTTTCGGGCAGGTTGACACAGGGCACAGCTACTACCGGGATATGTCCGGGATCAG ATATATGGGCTTTCCGATGATTGACCAGCCGACGACAGACATCAGCCGGTACTTTTACATCGCCTCCAAGTTTATCGAGAATGGCATCAACAGTGGAG GTAAAGTGCTGGTCCACTGCATGATGGGCATGTCCCGATCGGCAACCTGTGTCCTAGCGTACCTAATGATCGCTCGTAAGATGACCGCCGCCGAAGCGATTCGCACCGTGCGGATGCATCGGGACATACGTCCGAACGAGGGCTTCCTGCAGCAGCTGGCCGATCTGGACAATGAGCTGAAGCGTGACCGGTTGTACTATTGA